In one Corallococcus sp. EGB genomic region, the following are encoded:
- the cyaY gene encoding iron donor protein CyaY, producing MMDEARYHSLVAAAFKRILAAADAFDPDVLEAEATGDKVTLTAASGEKCIINTQRAVWQIWVAGQGQGIHFSHDDATRAWKDDKGKGLELFGFVSDVVKHLTGEPLVYPS from the coding sequence ATGATGGATGAAGCCCGCTACCACTCCCTTGTGGCCGCCGCGTTCAAGCGCATCCTGGCGGCCGCGGACGCCTTCGACCCGGACGTGCTGGAAGCCGAAGCCACCGGGGACAAGGTGACGCTCACGGCCGCCTCCGGCGAGAAGTGCATCATCAACACCCAGCGCGCCGTCTGGCAGATCTGGGTCGCCGGCCAGGGCCAGGGCATCCACTTCAGCCACGACGACGCCACCCGCGCCTGGAAGGACGACAAGGGCAAGGGGCTGGAGCTGTTCGGCTTCGTGTCGGACGTGGTGAAGCACCTCACCGGCGAGCCGCTCGTCTACCCGTCCTGA
- a CDS encoding histidine phosphatase family protein — translation MRIFLVRHGDADAEIPEGLGDEARALTAKARTNVAAHFASLSERMGPISLILTSPLVRTVQTAQILSNSVKHEGLLRVHRCLLPDMPVGAVEPVLKEYSDENLVLVGHQPSMGALAAHLLGMQSFPKPVNPGTVIAMEWPDTPSTTEDQVPGEKGENPPAQHLKFLFYAAPGQQVLDVIQ, via the coding sequence TTGAGGATTTTCCTGGTAAGGCACGGCGATGCGGACGCGGAGATCCCCGAGGGTCTCGGCGACGAGGCGCGCGCGCTGACCGCGAAGGCCCGTACGAATGTCGCCGCGCATTTCGCGTCGCTGTCGGAGCGCATGGGGCCCATCAGCCTCATCCTCACCAGCCCGCTGGTGCGCACGGTGCAGACGGCGCAGATCCTCTCCAACTCCGTGAAGCATGAAGGCCTCCTGCGGGTGCACCGCTGCCTGCTGCCGGACATGCCGGTGGGCGCGGTGGAGCCCGTGCTCAAGGAGTACTCCGACGAGAACCTCGTCCTGGTGGGCCACCAGCCCTCCATGGGCGCGCTGGCGGCGCACCTGTTGGGGATGCAATCGTTCCCCAAGCCGGTGAACCCCGGCACGGTCATCGCCATGGAGTGGCCGGACACGCCCAGCACCACGGAGGACCAGGTGCCCGGCGAGAAGGGGGAGAACCCCCCGGCGCAGCACCTGAAGTTCCTGTTCTACGCCGCCCCCGGCCAGCAGGTCCTCGACGTCATCCAGTGA
- a CDS encoding FAD-dependent oxidoreductase, whose protein sequence is MRALNDSAPAPTLHLGLPGFTFEDLYRPSGLRRLTERFDARLQADAPGLFQTFDTYRQSGGAHLSGPAASDLLIQVARHVSRFVATLFGITPESERLSRHLRAELPLFDFKREFVTRRVFKKGAQDRPTLAEFPSLDARMRLLMRLGFPDALAHGDLERGLAESILTLLDLERLFTGNLPPGQQERAPALRERWATLRTALTGTREGLEAFGSSLVTRGDDAAELQSVRALLSLADRWTYARALHPETRALFHTWPTLRLPKPLVFDQLVQLQRPDARMEEMTEGLEHHLRHRDGFKLTDRRGTSRDVMNEVDYCVLCHERQKDSCSKGFPAKDPVAEGHSFKKNPLGIPLTGCPLDERISEAHALKREGDAVAALAMVTLDNPMCPGTGHRICNDCMKACIFQKQEPVNIPLAETATLTDVLDLPWGFEIYGLLTRWNPLNVRRPYALPYVGRNVLVVGMGPAGYTLAHYLLNEGFAVTGVDGLKIEPFPDALVGRNGHALQPIRDWRALTRELDERVLEGFGGVSEYGITVRWDKNFLTLIHLTLARREGLRIYGGIRFGGTLTVEDAWALGFDHVAIAAGAGRPTLIGMKNNLIRGIRKASDFLMALQLTGAFKRDSLANLQVQLPAIVIGGGLTGIDTATELMAYYPVQVEKTLERHEKLVADGSEAALLARLDAEERATYQTFLEHGRAIRAERQKAQEEGRAPDFIHLVRAWGGVSLVYRRGLTESPAYRLNHEEVSKALEEGIRFIERMSPTEALPDDTGAVRAIRFERMVTVDGKLKGSGQFFELPAKTVCVAAGTSPNVTYEKEYPGTFRLDEANEYFQGHELVEDGGGFQLQPVEAKEDPEAKVGFFTSYQRDGHFVSFYGDNHPTYAGNVVKAMASAKDGHPEVVRLFAKEVAALDLHDTAALEVREAKRAAHFAKLDEALLATVVGVNRLTPTIVEVVVKAPFAASHFSPGQFYRLQNFERNAPLVDGVRLTMEGLALTGAWVDKAQGLMGTIVLEMGSSSRLCAALRPGEPVVLMGPTGAPTEIGHHETVVLVGGGLGNAVLFSIARSLKAAGCRVVYFAGYRLKSDAFKQDEIEAGTDQVIWSVDSGDVLDVRRPQDAAFRGNVVQAMVAYARGTLGVTPVISLSEVDRIIAIGSDRMMRAVAEARHGVLQPFLKPGHEAIGSINSPMQCMMKEICAQCLQRHVDPVTGKETWVFSCYNQDQRLDHVDFVSLNQRLRGNTVLEKQGDTFLAQLLKKAPHLRRV, encoded by the coding sequence ATGCGCGCCCTGAACGACTCCGCCCCCGCTCCCACGCTCCACCTGGGGCTCCCCGGGTTCACTTTTGAAGACCTGTATCGCCCCTCTGGACTTCGCCGGCTGACAGAGCGCTTCGACGCTCGGCTCCAGGCCGACGCACCCGGCCTGTTCCAGACGTTCGACACCTACCGTCAATCCGGCGGCGCCCACCTTTCGGGCCCGGCCGCATCCGACCTGCTCATCCAGGTGGCCCGGCATGTCTCGCGCTTCGTCGCCACGCTCTTCGGCATCACCCCGGAGTCCGAGCGACTGTCGCGCCACCTGCGCGCGGAGCTGCCCCTCTTCGACTTCAAGCGCGAGTTCGTCACACGCCGCGTCTTCAAGAAGGGCGCGCAGGACCGCCCGACGCTCGCGGAGTTCCCGTCGCTGGACGCGCGCATGCGCCTGCTCATGCGGTTGGGCTTCCCGGATGCGCTCGCGCACGGCGACCTGGAGCGAGGACTCGCGGAGTCCATCCTCACGCTGCTCGACCTGGAGCGGCTGTTCACCGGCAACCTGCCCCCCGGGCAACAAGAGCGCGCCCCTGCCCTGCGAGAGCGCTGGGCCACCCTGCGCACCGCGCTCACAGGCACGCGCGAGGGCCTGGAGGCGTTCGGCTCCAGCTTGGTGACCCGAGGCGATGACGCGGCGGAGCTCCAGTCCGTGCGCGCGCTGCTGTCGCTGGCGGACCGGTGGACGTACGCCCGCGCGCTGCATCCGGAGACCAGGGCCCTCTTCCACACCTGGCCCACGCTGCGGCTGCCCAAGCCCCTGGTGTTCGACCAGCTGGTGCAGTTGCAGCGCCCGGACGCCCGGATGGAGGAGATGACGGAGGGCCTGGAGCACCACCTGCGCCACCGCGACGGTTTCAAGCTCACCGACCGCCGGGGCACCTCGCGCGACGTGATGAACGAGGTGGACTACTGCGTCCTCTGCCACGAGCGGCAGAAGGACTCGTGCAGCAAGGGCTTCCCCGCGAAGGATCCGGTGGCGGAGGGGCACTCGTTCAAGAAGAACCCGCTGGGCATCCCGCTCACCGGCTGCCCCTTGGACGAGCGCATCTCCGAGGCACACGCGCTCAAGCGCGAGGGAGACGCCGTGGCCGCGCTGGCCATGGTGACGCTGGACAACCCCATGTGTCCGGGCACCGGCCACCGCATCTGCAACGACTGCATGAAGGCCTGCATCTTCCAGAAGCAGGAGCCGGTGAACATCCCACTGGCGGAGACCGCCACGCTCACCGACGTGCTGGACCTGCCGTGGGGCTTCGAGATCTACGGCCTGCTCACGCGCTGGAATCCGCTCAACGTCCGCCGCCCGTACGCCCTGCCCTACGTGGGCCGCAACGTGCTGGTGGTGGGCATGGGCCCCGCCGGCTACACGCTGGCGCACTACCTGCTCAACGAAGGCTTCGCCGTCACGGGCGTGGACGGGCTCAAGATCGAGCCGTTCCCGGACGCGCTCGTGGGCCGCAACGGCCACGCGCTCCAGCCCATCCGCGACTGGCGCGCCCTCACGCGAGAGCTGGACGAGCGCGTGCTGGAGGGCTTCGGCGGCGTGTCCGAGTACGGAATCACCGTGCGCTGGGACAAGAACTTCCTCACGCTCATCCACCTGACGCTCGCGCGCCGCGAGGGCCTGCGCATCTACGGTGGCATCCGCTTCGGCGGCACGCTGACCGTGGAGGACGCGTGGGCGTTGGGCTTCGACCACGTGGCCATCGCCGCGGGAGCGGGCCGCCCCACCCTCATCGGGATGAAGAACAACCTCATCCGGGGCATCCGCAAGGCGTCCGACTTCCTGATGGCGCTGCAGCTCACCGGCGCCTTCAAGCGCGATTCGCTGGCGAACCTCCAGGTGCAGCTGCCAGCCATCGTCATCGGCGGTGGGCTCACCGGCATCGACACCGCCACGGAGCTGATGGCGTACTACCCGGTGCAGGTGGAGAAGACGCTGGAGCGCCACGAGAAGCTGGTGGCGGACGGGAGTGAAGCCGCCCTCCTCGCGCGCCTGGACGCCGAGGAGCGCGCCACCTACCAGACCTTCCTGGAGCACGGCCGCGCCATCCGGGCAGAGCGCCAGAAGGCCCAGGAAGAAGGCCGAGCCCCGGACTTCATCCACCTGGTGCGCGCCTGGGGCGGCGTGAGCCTGGTGTACCGCCGGGGCCTCACGGAGTCCCCCGCCTACCGCCTCAACCACGAAGAGGTGTCCAAGGCTCTGGAGGAGGGCATCCGCTTCATCGAACGGATGAGCCCCACGGAGGCGCTGCCGGACGACACCGGCGCGGTGCGCGCCATCCGCTTCGAGCGCATGGTGACGGTGGACGGCAAGCTCAAGGGAAGCGGCCAGTTCTTCGAGCTGCCGGCGAAGACGGTCTGCGTGGCCGCGGGCACGTCCCCCAACGTCACATATGAGAAGGAATACCCGGGCACCTTCCGGCTCGACGAAGCGAACGAGTACTTCCAGGGCCACGAGCTGGTGGAGGACGGCGGCGGCTTCCAGCTCCAGCCCGTGGAGGCGAAGGAGGACCCCGAAGCGAAGGTGGGCTTCTTCACGTCCTACCAGCGCGACGGCCACTTCGTGTCCTTCTACGGCGACAACCACCCGACCTACGCGGGCAACGTGGTGAAGGCCATGGCCAGCGCGAAGGACGGCCACCCGGAGGTGGTGCGCCTGTTCGCGAAGGAGGTGGCCGCCCTGGACCTCCACGACACGGCAGCTCTGGAGGTGCGCGAGGCGAAGCGCGCCGCCCACTTCGCGAAGCTGGACGAGGCGCTCCTCGCCACGGTCGTCGGAGTGAACCGGCTCACGCCGACCATCGTGGAGGTGGTGGTGAAGGCGCCCTTCGCCGCCAGCCACTTCTCCCCCGGCCAGTTCTACCGGCTCCAGAACTTCGAGCGGAACGCGCCGCTCGTGGACGGCGTGCGCCTCACCATGGAGGGCCTGGCCCTCACGGGCGCGTGGGTGGACAAGGCGCAGGGGCTGATGGGCACCATCGTGCTGGAGATGGGCTCATCCTCGCGCCTGTGCGCGGCGCTCCGGCCCGGCGAGCCCGTCGTGCTGATGGGCCCCACGGGCGCGCCCACGGAGATTGGCCACCACGAGACGGTGGTGCTGGTGGGCGGCGGCCTGGGCAACGCGGTGCTCTTCTCCATCGCGCGCTCGCTCAAGGCGGCGGGCTGCCGCGTGGTGTACTTCGCGGGCTACCGGTTGAAGTCGGACGCGTTCAAGCAGGATGAGATTGAAGCCGGCACCGACCAGGTCATCTGGTCCGTGGACTCCGGGGACGTGCTGGACGTGCGCCGCCCGCAGGACGCGGCCTTCCGGGGCAACGTGGTGCAGGCCATGGTGGCGTACGCACGAGGGACGCTGGGCGTAACGCCCGTCATCTCCCTGAGCGAGGTGGACCGCATCATCGCCATCGGCTCGGACCGGATGATGCGCGCGGTGGCGGAGGCGCGGCACGGGGTGCTCCAGCCGTTCCTCAAGCCGGGCCACGAGGCCATCGGGTCCATCAACTCCCCCATGCAGTGCATGATGAAGGAGATCTGCGCCCAGTGCCTCCAGCGCCACGTGGACCCCGTCACCGGCAAGGAGACGTGGGTCTTCTCCTGTTACAACCAGGACCAGCGGCTGGACCACGTGGACTTCGTCAGCCTCAACCAGCGCCTGCGGGGCAACACGGTGCTGGAGAAGCAGGGCGACACCTTCCTCGCGCAGCTGCTCAAGAAGGCCCCGCACCTCAGGCGGGTGTAG
- a CDS encoding class I SAM-dependent methyltransferase, with amino-acid sequence MMDNAARRASEPRLAPVPDACYLCKSRRLRLRHQARGGSSPQGAAAYNCTSFGHRSHPPIWGCEDCGMLFQWPLQSPDALLQAYQDVEDPLYVAEKDNRYHTFRRVLRELGAAQGRTLLDVGAYCGYFLDVAREAGFRPEGLELSRWAAGNARSLGFTVHGIPLRELAAKGHQYDVVTLWDVVEHFADPREELKAAFKLVRPGGRIYLSTIDAGSLLARLMGGQWPWLMDMHLFYFGRRTLAMLLEEVGLRVTDVRTYTHIISADYLLRKVGASFTPSAPVLELVRRGVPSNWSIPFNLGDNMLMAAERPL; translated from the coding sequence ATGATGGATAACGCCGCCCGCCGAGCCTCCGAACCCCGCCTGGCCCCCGTGCCGGACGCCTGCTACCTGTGCAAGAGCAGGCGCTTGCGGCTGCGCCACCAGGCGCGCGGTGGGAGTTCGCCCCAGGGCGCGGCGGCCTACAACTGCACGTCCTTCGGCCACCGGAGCCACCCGCCCATCTGGGGCTGCGAGGACTGCGGGATGCTGTTCCAGTGGCCCCTGCAGTCCCCGGACGCGCTGCTCCAGGCGTATCAGGACGTGGAGGATCCGCTCTACGTCGCGGAGAAGGACAACCGCTACCACACCTTCCGCCGCGTGCTGCGCGAGCTGGGCGCGGCCCAGGGCCGCACGCTGCTGGATGTGGGGGCCTACTGCGGCTACTTCCTGGACGTGGCGCGCGAGGCGGGCTTCCGCCCGGAGGGATTGGAGCTGTCGCGCTGGGCCGCCGGCAACGCGCGGAGCCTGGGCTTCACGGTGCACGGCATCCCCTTGCGCGAGCTGGCGGCGAAGGGGCACCAGTACGACGTGGTGACGCTGTGGGACGTGGTGGAGCACTTCGCGGATCCGCGCGAGGAGCTCAAGGCGGCGTTCAAGCTGGTGCGCCCCGGCGGCCGCATCTACCTGTCCACCATCGACGCGGGCAGCCTGCTGGCGCGGCTGATGGGCGGGCAGTGGCCGTGGCTGATGGACATGCACCTCTTCTATTTCGGCCGCCGCACCCTGGCGATGCTGCTGGAGGAGGTGGGCTTGCGCGTCACGGACGTCCGGACGTACACGCACATCATCTCCGCGGACTACCTGCTGCGGAAGGTGGGGGCGAGCTTCACGCCCTCGGCGCCGGTGCTGGAGCTGGTGCGCCGGGGCGTGCCGTCCAACTGGTCCATCCCGTTCAACCTGGGCGACAACATGCTGATGGCCGCCGAGCGGCCCCTCTGA